Within Anopheles nili chromosome 3, idAnoNiliSN_F5_01, whole genome shotgun sequence, the genomic segment cGAGcttacccacccacacccgtcCATTGGCCCTTCGCCTCAGCCGATAAGCGTGTAGTCATGCGATAAAAAATTAGACTccagcaaagagagagagagagagagagagtgagcgcgAAAAAAGAGGTAGGACATAAAAGATATCCCCGCTGATGCTGGGCGTCGGGAAATCCGGTCGTGGCGCGGGGAAAACTCGACTAATTTTGCTCCTTCATCAGCgtccgttcggtggaaaaatggtacttgtgagggggggggagaaaaaaaacgaatgtcGGAGCCACCCCACGGGAAAGCGAATTAATGTTGCCCGTTTTTGTGAACGTGTGTGGgcgattttgttgtttttgttcttacCTTTATTATATCGGTCCGTgaataaaaccataaaactGGTGCGAGGGAAACTCCCACCCTCCCCGGAACCGAGGTGGCGCAGGGAAAACCTCTAGGAACTAGAAAATTATACCACCAGCCGTCGGTTAGTCGCTTGCCTGGGTGACTGTTGTTGACTCGATTTTCCCGAACGGTTCCGATTTTTGCCCGTAGAAAACGCGTCCTGTTCGAAGGCTGGATCGCAACCCAAAACGCGCGTAGTTTTTTTGCCCCCCGATTGCTCCCGTCAggtgaaaaacttttccgaccACTTTTTCCGTCCTTCTCGGTGGCCGGTTCGGTGTTCGGTGGCTAGCGCGAACCGAAAGATCGCAAGAAAGTGGCTCCCAAACCGGAGGGTGGATCGGCTGCCCCGTAGCATAGTTCACAGTTTCCGGTCGGGATGGAATGTTGTTTGCCGTCCCGGGTACTTCCCACCAGGGCACGACTAGCCGCACgaacggtgggtggtttttattcCACCCTTTCCTgttttgtggtgctttttttattattcctcTACGCCGAATGCAATATTCTCCTTTCGGGAATCTTTCGAATTTTACTCTCCTCGGCTCGGTATTCATTTTATCACCAGCCACCTTTTTGGTGCACGGTtaggttcgtgtgtgtgtggatgttttagtttctcttcttttttttcgttcgttcctttAGATTCCCACCATCGCTGCAGGACGACCCGGGCAGTAGCGCTTGAATTCCACCggaaatgaaccaaaaataAATGCGCCCGGCCATTGGCGCGGGAAATGGGAACCCACAGGGAAACGGCCACATCCACGGCGAACCAAGCGGCCGAGCTTGTTCGTGGAGTTTATTTATTCGCCACCGTCGCCGAATGCCATCGGATAGTACGTGTTCATTATTTAGCTAGCAGTGGAAAGATTTTGGAATGTTTCTCCCTCGTTGAGAGGGGTTTTTATGGACCAGGAACTACGTTagttcgctttttttattgccagaTTGATCGAATTTTATGGTTCTATTTTGTTGGGCGAAACGTAGCGGCGCTCGAGCTCGGATGACCTGGCATTGGCTGAAGGCTTTAGcagtgttttatgtttcattgttttttaatCTCTTTAGATTCACACGTCGTGGCATTCAAATTAGAACCCACTTAAGGTTAATTGTAGTTTTTGAGATGAATTTTAATAGGTTTGTATTTATTCTTAAGCCAATAATGAAAACTGCTCATAAGTAAATCATTGCGctaaacatgaaaataattattttgatATGCATTTCTCATACCTGCTAACACAAGAAATGAAATATGTTGAAAATATCATTTGAGCAAAGGTGGtgtatttataaatatttttacattttaattgaacAAAGAATATTAAAGTAACTTTTCTTCTAAATATTTCGACTAAATCCAATGGGTTTTAATAGTATTATTTATGTTGGAGACCATAACAACTTGATTTATTTCATGTTCAAATTGTTTTCTTGCTTCAATGTATCCAATATTACGATTCTATTGATTGCTTAATAtctttttcccaaaaaaaaagtataaattGGGTTTAAATACAACGAacttattgaaataaaattcaaattattattttcatttgttttgtaATCGTAACGCCTTGTACTGGTCTTCTAACGTCTGACGTCTTaattttgaatattcaaaaacTGTCTTGTTGATGTAACAATCTATAGCTGGTTTCGTTGAGTCTTGACTTATATCTCTAGCTATGCTGAGTTATGccttttaaattaaaaattcaatacaTTCCAGTAAGATTCAATGATTTTGCTTACTTCGTTCATTTATTCAATAAAAAGTCTTGttttaacacattttccaGTGTATCAATCTATGGTGACAATGACCTAACTTTCGTTTGTATCATACGTTTATATCTGTGCAGCtcatatctttgtttttaaaatgtttgcGTGTTAGCTTAATATAACGCTTGTTTTCGGTCAATCAAACTAGCTTGAAAAGCAAACTTTCTTGACTTCGAGTCAAATTTGATGGTATGCTGAAGTTTTTGCTCTCCTCAATCATAACAACCGCCATTTTATTATCACTTCGAACCGATTGCGGTCGGCACGCATTCTGTGAGATACGCCACCAAAGAAAAGACTGCAAGAGGTTTGACAAGCCGAGATTTAGCTGCAAATATTTGTGACGATCAACGGTCAGAAGAAAGTGCATCAAACAGACTAAATTGTGGGTGGCTGCGGTCGGTTTTTCTCAGTGATACATTCCGCCAAAGAAGTGCTTTTCGCTGCTGTTTTGTACGCAAGCAAGCGGTGGTAGCCATCGTTCCGTTGCGcctgctcactctctctctctctctctcactctctcacaaACCTGACGTCCGGTGCGCTAGGCGTGCCGGTGTGCGTGCGAAGAGCTCGAAGCACAGCTAGGACCACCATATATGAACGaagcgcaaacacacgcatccGCTGTGACGAAAGTGACGCGCGGTCGTTTTTCAACAACACTTAGCAATTGCAACCGTGCCGTCGGAGTGGGTCCGTTTTTCGATAGCTCGCCAGCGAAGCGTTAGTTCTGCGGGTACATTGACGAAGCTGCGCGCATAATTACCGCATTAAGTGCGCCCGCCAGTTTTCCCAGCCGTTCCGCGCCATCATCAACGTCGTGTCACAGGCTTGGCGTCTGCTTATCGGGTTCGGCTTAATCTggagagtgtgtgcgtgtgaaaaGTGCGTTACCGCGCGGGCATACGTCGAATAGTGCCGAGTCCAGCAAAGGCAGCCCTTTGACAAGCAGAAGCCCTTGAGTGCGGTGGTGTAGTAGCAggcggtgcatttttttccaagcAGCGGGagcccaaaaacaaacaaaaatgtccgACAGTACGGGTTACGCGGTGAATGATCTTGTTtggtgagttttccacggtGTGGTGGGTCGGTTTGTTGTGTGATTTCGTGCCATTTCTCGCCCCGTGTCGGAGAAAAATGATGTTTTGATCCGTATGTGGCGGGGCTGGGAAATGGGGCGCCTAGCGACGGCACCGCGTtgtcgcgtgtgtgcgtgcgcctGTGAATGTGATGttgattgcattttccaccgctcgcgGCGACGTCGCTGCGAAAGAAGCGGGAGAATAGACAACATAACCTCAATTgaggggtggtttgtttttagttatttttttttacttttatgcCATGGATACTaatattttgattgttttcctgTCGATCTATGTGAATGCTCGTCCGCCATCGCTCATACAGGGCTAAAATGAAGGGATTCTCACCCTGGCCCGGCCGCATCTCGGTTCCACCAGCAGAGTTGCGTAAAATCGCTGTCAAAAAGAATAACCCGGTGAAGTGCATCTTCTTTTTCGGATCCAACAATTAGTAAGCGTAATCGACACAGGAGTACTTGTGAACCAGATAGCGTAATTTACACTTTTCCAATGCTTCCGTTTTAGCGCCTGGATCGAGgaaacgcaaataaaaccatatCTGGAGTTCAAAGAGTCGCTGCTAAACTCTTGCAAAACAGCTCAGTTCAAAGAGGCGCTGAAACAGATCGAAGAATTCCGTGTGAATCCCGAGGTAATGAGAAGACCTACCCGCTATCCTCGGCTAGCTACTATGGATAGCTCCAGCATTGAATGTAGTAACAATCTAATTTGtggggtttgtgtgtttgcttgtgGTATTGTAGAAATTTCAGCCGCTGTTCGTTGGAGAAAATGAAGCTGCCAATCGCCCGGATCCGGACGAGGAGTTTAACAGATTGCGCGAGGGTGGTACCACAAGTGGTACGGAGGAAAGTGGCGCCGAGGACTCGCCGGCGGTCAACAACACGTCCACTCCAGCTGCCCTGGAGTCGGTGGACGACGTCTCCACACCGCTGGTGAAGAAGTCGGCCAAGAAGAAAGTACGTGCCTCGTTGCCAATCAAGTTGAACGTGGACAAGGTGGTGTGTGAAcgattattactttttttggTTATGAAAATTGTATTCCCTCTGTTTTCCTACATTTACATTTGGCCGGTTAAAGAAATCGCGTATATATAGCGTCTGTAGAACCTTCCTCTCGAACTTGCGTTCGCCTACCGCCTGTGTTCTAAGAgcagtatttttgttttctattttcgcCCAACAGACGTCGGTCACGAAAGTACGCTCGATCGGTAATAAGACGAAAGCTACCGCCTTGGACGATAGCACAACCGGTACGCCTTCTCCAAAGCGCAAGAAGAAGTTGTTGAACGATTCGGAACTGTCCTCGCTGGATATCGACAGTTACTCGAGCCCGGTTCGACGCAACGCCCCGGTTACGCATCTGTTGAACCGTCCGATGACCGTCAACCGGCCAGCCACACCCGAGATCGACATGTCGAGCGTTTCGAATGCGGTCCAATCGCGCAACATCAAGGCATCGGAGCTGAAGTTCGGCTTTCTCGGGCTGGGCGTTATGGGTTGTGGGATCGTGAAAAATCTTATCAAATCCGGCCACTCCGTTGTAGTCTGGAACCGGAGCGCCAACAAATGCCGCAAGTTCCAGGAGGTCGGAGCCCAGGTGGCGGAAACACCGTCCGACGTGGTGGAAATGACGGACGTCACGTATTCGTGCGTGTCGGACCCGCAGGTGGCCAAGGATGTATGTTACCCAGCCCGGTCGATAAGTCCGATAAGCATTGCTAGAATAATCGAAATtgtattgttatttttatttgggCCCAGATGGTGTTCGGAAATTGTGGAGTCATGTCGGCGACTTTAGCTGGCAAGGGCTATGTCGAGATGACCGGCGTCGATCCTGAAACGTCCAACGACATTAACGAAGCAATCATCTCCAAAGGAGGCCGTTATTTGGAAGCACAAGTAAGTGAGAAATTTATTAGAATCATACCAGATACAAAAGTCTTACAATCCTATATATTTATTACACGTGATTGTATCGTTAATTCATAACGGCTCATCCCTCTAGATACAAGGCTCTAAAACACAAGCGGAAGAGGGTACACTTATCATTCTGGCAAGTGGCGATCGGCTGTTGTTCGAGGAATGTCAAAGCTGTTTCGAAGCTATCTCGCGCAATTCCTTCTACCTGGGCGATGTTGGCAATGCGACAAAGATGAATCTTGTCCTGCAGATGATTTCTGGTATTACTCTGGCCGGCGTTGCAGAAGCAATGGCTTTAGGTAGGTGTTGCAATATGGCACAAATGTGTGATAAGTTAGGTGTGAAGGGACGGTAAAAATGACGAACGCCTTGTCTGTTTGGTTTAACCTACGTTAGCGGACCGTGCTGGATTGCAACAGAAGGACGTGCTAGAGGTGCTTGAGCTGACTAACATGTCGTCTGAGATGATGCTGCAAAAAGGCAACGGTATGTGTGAATAAAgctttttgcaaaagaaatggACGCTAGCATCTAAGTATATAACATAAACTCGTTACAGCAATTATCAAGGGCGAATTTCCAACCCATCAAGCATTGAAGCACATGCAGAAGGACCTGAAGCTGGCGCTGAGCCTGGCCGATGGCCTGGAACAATCGCTACCAATTACGGCTGCTTCAAACGAGGTTTACAAGCACGCCAAACGCCTTGGCTATGGATCGCACGACGCCAGTGCCGTTTACGTACGGGCACGGTTTTAACAGCGACCGGATGGCCGACCGTCGTAGGGCGTCGTACGCCACCGTGCAAGCGCTGCCGAGTAGAACGATAACAGGTGGGGAAAAGTACCGCTTAGAGGAATGTTGACATCATTTAGGATGAAGTATGTACAGAGCATGCACTTTCAAACGTATATGTGTCCTGCTGTGACACTGCCCAGATCTCCCACGATAGATCCCTTGTACGACCACCTTTGTCGTCGCAGGCCGTTGTTTGATGCGTGGGGACATTTTCTTCCCGAGAActggtagcttttttttgtttgacatCGAACTTTCGATCAATTTTGATAGAAGACATGTATGAGACGAGCACTGCGTATACAGCCAAAAGGTGGTATCGCAGCCGTTGTTTATGCTCAAGGCAGGGatagaaaatgtttttttactgtttttgtttcctacgAATGATGCTACTACTTTACCGGAGCTTATTTCTGCCTTTAAATTTGGCtagggtgtttatttttaaagtttCTTTGCCATGTGTGTGAAGTTTCTATTTTTTAACAATGTACATCTGtgcaaatgtatgcaaatatATTGATTGGCTATAAAAAGCGAAACCGTTTAGTTTTGAGCATTGCTCGTCCAGTTTTTACGAAAGTGGATAAGGAGCATGATGAGAATATTTTTTAGGTACGTAGGTCGCAAGGGGATCGGGCGAAGAATTCCTTGACGGCTCTGAACAGCAACAGATACGATGAATAGTCGACACTGCAATAGAAAATCCTGTAAAGGAtggtatatatataaacacttttttttcgaaagaGTTTTCTCTCttagttttcttctttcaatgTTTACATGTTCAACATACTTTCTGCTAGATTATATGAAGGTAAATCGTAatgaaaaaatgtaaagaggcaggaaaataaagcatcaaAATATTGTATGGGAGAGCGGCACTCTAGCATTAGCGTAGAGCAgttagttttcccttttccttttttattattttaagttAGATTTCATTAGTACGCACGTGTGACACTGAAATATTGTCTTGTTGCAGCATACGTATAGTTGTTTTAGCCTTCTTTTTCTTAAGTACGAAACCGTCGTCATAAATTGCTCTATAGCGTAACTTACGAGCCGTATTTGCTTCCtcatttttaaatcaaatcaactAAATAATCACGCTGAACGTTCTCGTGTAAGTACAACATTTCATCGCTGCTAAACCGGACTGACTTTTAGCGAATGAAGATGgcgaaagtaaacaaaatcGATAGCGAAAAGTAAATGAAATACAGAAGAGAAAGATAAATACATCTTGTAAAACAACAGAGTAATCGTCATAATGTAGCAAAACTAGGAACTTCCCGACAAATAGTTGCGGTGAGATCGTGAAGTGTTAGGATATTTTTTggcaattgaaataaaatattaatcgAGATAACAAGATCAAAATCGATAAGCTGTACGTATAAGAAGAAAGTTGAGTGAACGGACAATGAAGTTTGAAAGAAAGAGAATTGTAAATTAACAGATTTATGCAATGATTTTATAACAAACCAAATCAAATTGTTTCCTTTCAGTGTAATATCTCTTTCACTCCTACTTAACGTTATGCAGGACGCTACCATGACGTCATCGGGAACTTGTAAGACGAATGAATTGTTCAAATTCTGGAACGTCTTAAACTCTTGTAACATACTTCAAGAGTTAAATTTTGAAGAAGGTGATGTCCAATCTCGTAGCTTCGATCTTCAATTGCCGTCCTGAAGATCATTTATATGCTATATTTTATCAAAGAAGTATGAGAAGTTTACGTTTGAATTGTGAATAGCTTTGAGTCTGTTTACCATGGAAGCATAAATAGTTACGGCTAATAATGCCACTAACGTATATTGATCAATTCTGTGTTACTGATAGTAAACCGTTAGGAATTTACTTTTCGTAATGAGAAACGATAGAACGCACAGGAACTGCGAATCGCCGTTGGAATGAACATTTAGAGCAGGTAAGCAACCCTCACGGTGGTCATGGTTGAACCGCTGATTCATGTGCTATAAACAAAGTGTATAGACGGCGGTTGTCAAATGCCATATCGTGCTGTAATCTCGCGGAAGAAGAGAGAGTAAAACAAGAagatgtgcgcgcgcgagtgcgagagagatggCAGGATGAATGTGAGCGAAAGGTAAACGcgcgaccacgacgacgagccgcagcagtagtagcaggcactgaagagcaaaaaagacaagcaata encodes:
- the LOC128723110 gene encoding cytokine-like nuclear factor N-PAC, with amino-acid sequence MSDSTGYAVNDLVWAKMKGFSPWPGRISVPPAELRKIAVKKNNPVKCIFFFGSNNYAWIEETQIKPYLEFKESLLNSCKTAQFKEALKQIEEFRVNPEKFQPLFVGENEAANRPDPDEEFNRLREGGTTSGTEESGAEDSPAVNNTSTPAALESVDDVSTPLVKKSAKKKVRASLPIKLNVDKVTSVTKVRSIGNKTKATALDDSTTGTPSPKRKKKLLNDSELSSLDIDSYSSPVRRNAPVTHLLNRPMTVNRPATPEIDMSSVSNAVQSRNIKASELKFGFLGLGVMGCGIVKNLIKSGHSVVVWNRSANKCRKFQEVGAQVAETPSDVVEMTDVTYSCVSDPQVAKDMVFGNCGVMSATLAGKGYVEMTGVDPETSNDINEAIISKGGRYLEAQIQGSKTQAEEGTLIILASGDRLLFEECQSCFEAISRNSFYLGDVGNATKMNLVLQMISGITLAGVAEAMALADRAGLQQKDVLEVLELTNMSSEMMLQKGNAIIKGEFPTHQALKHMQKDLKLALSLADGLEQSLPITAASNEVYKHAKRLGYGSHDASAVYVRARF